The following are from one region of the Mauremys reevesii isolate NIE-2019 linkage group 2, ASM1616193v1, whole genome shotgun sequence genome:
- the LOC120397911 gene encoding uncharacterized protein LOC120397911 isoform X2 has translation MRSLLLFLNSASCLRILLLFLVYYAVIRLARSEASPRKRRPRKTKKKAKAFGRCAEELEEAGASPETCCPVPLEKLPLAQRLRLVERRLQYVGRHLDAVLIPPSVATAAMSQFSYSAMESTTSALWSPSSFSLREVAIIQSEPLCHTGEIMPFASWEGSTYPIQAQPLSRSPAHSRQDRGEKTMGLDQTSVHSSDFNIRQKHLQRRLGAPQTPIPGEPLLDTKQQLEVDPDPPKCGFPAKVPEPFRSNTSPQRAQEIQEPCVCPWGALPQKAHRIMASPDAILARLVPTAVVKLQDHVAQKCWEIQTKAFPKMVRESHRDAPLRRETALPGPLHPPREPGKHRTVAFPVMGQKPDHPIELHIRHQHPVMQRGLLTLDPEPPAKLPHAVPARGARVEFSEMETDFLQTGRRSTSSSSSTRPPTPVEDTTMETGRNDGAAGKQTNPQRCTLPAGVGLTSPPPGTTVAEKILAATLQMYRSELRKPLTSVSGTKGTEEKLELHMERKVLLGEGSCLQPGAQAGESRADPPRTQWHQVAPEAPGSEQLTRSTLDSLLAGQAAHDLQIKQLTEMLSSSRPLAGQVSVCQQCRKAYPGKRKGEKTPKETSAELHGVRDIVHSHGFNGTVNSKLSRDQPPIRVCEKCGKHRQKRPAGSAGADFPGRSHGIPQRWTPGDSSASSNRNKMPGLWLLPADKSKTQDGMGKRAPRKQPKMVSVATSTTGLTQAGEKASWSPDGSPSKSPKASRARTPSPSRSKVLQKMFMCLKQTFSKLQHKVKSRMSKDPRSRTPDTKFTKPPFWKARASKGVRFPYY, from the exons ATGAGatcactcctcctctttctcaactctgcctcctgcctaaGGATCCTGCTGCTCTTTCTTGTGTATTATGCTGTGATCAGGCTTgccagatctgag gcttctccgaggaagaggaggcccagaaagacaaaaaagaaagcgaaag cttttggacGCTGTGCGGAAGAGttggaggaggctggtgcatccccagagacgtg ctgccctgtgcccctggagAAGCTCCCCTTGGCTCAGCGCCTCAGGCTGGTTGAGAGGAGGCTACAGTACGTGGGCAGACACCTGGATGCAGTTCTGATACC gccgagtgtgGCGACAGCCGCGATGAGCCAGTTCTCCTATTCCGCTATggaatccaccacctctgccctctggagtcccagctccttttccctgagagaagTCGCCATCATTCAGTCGGAGCCCCTCTGCCACACAGGGGAGATCATGCCCTTCGCGAGCTGGGAAGGATCCACTtatcccatccaagcccagcctctctccaggtctcctgcccacagcagacaAGACCGGGGAGAGAAGACCATGGGTCTGGACCAGACGTCAGTCCATAGCTCAGACTTCAACATCCGGCAGAAGCATCTGCAGAGGCGACTGGGggctccacaaacccccatcccaGGGGAGCCATTGCTggacaccaagcagcaattgGAAGTAGACCCAGATCCgcccaaatgtggatttccagcaaaggtcccggagcccttcagatccaacaccagccctcagcgtgcacaggagatccaggagccatgtgtctgcccctggggagccctgccccaaaaggcccacaggatcatggcatcccctgatgccatcctggccaggcTTGTGCCCACAGCGGTGGTCAAGCTGCAGGATCACGTGGCTCAGAAATGCTGGGAGATCCAAACGAAGGCCTTTCCTAAGATGGTGCgagagtcgcacagagatgctcccctccggagagagactgccctgcctgggccactccACCCCCCTAGGGAGCCAGGCAAGCACAGGACAGTGGCATTCCCAGTGATGGGACAAAAGCCTGACCACCCCATCGAACTCCACATAAGGCATCAGCATCCGGtcatgcagagggggctgctcaccCTGGACCCAGAGCCCCCGGCAAAGCTGCCTCACGCCGTCCCAGCCAGGGGAGCCCGTGTGGAGTTCAGTGAGATGGAGACCGATTTCCTGCAGACGGGGAGGCGAAGcacaagctcctcttcttccacacgTCCTCCAACGCCAGTGGAAGATACCACCATGGAGACGGGCAGGAATGATGGCGCGGCAGGAAAGCAGACTAACCCACAGcgctgcactctgccagcaggggtgggtctgacatcgccacctccaggaaccacagTAGCAGAGAAGATACTCGCAGCGACACTCCAAATGTATAGGAGCgagttgagaaagccccttaccagtgtgagtggcaccaaagggactgaagagaagctggagctgcacatggagaggaaggttctcttgggagaaggctcctgcctgcagccaggggcacaagcaggtgagagcagggcagatcCTCCCAGGACCCAATGgcaccaggttgccccagaggcaccaggctctgagcagctaacaagatccacccttgactctctccttgctgggcaggctgcacacgacctgcagatcaagcagctgacggaaatgttgagcagctcccgccccttggcgggccaggtctCAGTTTGCCAGCAGTGCCGCAAGGCATATCCAGGAAAGAGGAAGGGTGAGAAAACTCCAAAGGAGAcctctgctgagctgcatggtgtCCGAGACATCGTGCATTCACATGGGTTCAATGGAactgtgaattcaaagctctccagggacCAGCCACCAATCAGAGTCTGCGAGAAGTGTGGTAAGCATCGACAgaagagaccagctggctctgcaggtgctgactttccgggaagatcccatggaattccacagcgatggactccaggagactcctcagcatcatccAACCGCAATAAGATGCCAGGgctgtggctccttccagcagacaagAGCAAGACGCAGGATGGAATGGGGAAAAGGGCTCCCCGCAagcaaccaaagatggtgtccGTTGCAACGAGTACAACAGGGCTTAcgcaagctggggagaaagcaAGTTGGAGTCCTGACGGTTCTCCCTCAAAATCACCAAAGGCCTCCAGAGCTAGGACACCATCcccttcaaggagcaaagttcTCCAAAAGATGTTCATGTGCCTGAAGCAAACCTTCAGCAAGCTGCAACACAAAGTGAAGTCCCGAATGTCCAAGGACCCTCGATCCAGAACACCTgacactaaatttacaaagccacccttttggaaggcaagggcctccaagggtgtacggtttccatactactga